The Canis aureus isolate CA01 chromosome 6, VMU_Caureus_v.1.0, whole genome shotgun sequence genome contains the following window.
TAAAGAAGGGTATGCACCTAGGGTGTGTGGGGCCCGGCCCCCCTGCACctggagcctctccctctgctgtcagCCCAAAGCATCTGGGGGAGACTCTGTCTGGGGTTTCCCCTCGCAGAAAGAGCTGTGGCTCCAAGGCCACCTTTGAAACCATCAGTGCTGTCCTTCTGAACAGTCCTCAGGGCAGCCTGCAGAGCTACTCTAGCAATGCCACTGTCACCCAAACAGATCTCTGATACCCTTCTCTGGAAACTTCAAGTAGAGCTTTGAAGCCACCTAAGATCGTGGGTCTCATTACTTCATAATATAGACTCCTCTtattccctcctccccctgaAAAGTACTGTCCCTGATTTGCTATTCAGCTTGACTCAAAAAAGTGTCACTCCATCCTCAAAGGCCAAAGCTTGGGCCCACCGAGGAAAATCAAAAGAATGAGTTTGCAGCAATTCTCAGAGAGAAATTTCCAAGAGGACGTGGGGTCATGGCAGTGCCACTGGCACAAGTGTGGGTCTCCTCGAGCTGAGTTCTTTGCCAGGGATGGTGGCAGTGTGGGGGAAGGGACCTGGCCTGGGAGGTCACGGTCTCAGGGCAGGTGTTCACCAGGCTCTGTCTACACAGAAATGACCGAGCCCTGatgcaacaccactcaccagagCTTTCTCCTCTGTCAGAGTGGCTGGGAGACTCGGCCTCACACTTGTGACCACAAACAGCACCAACAGACCATATTTTCCCAAAATGAGGCCCAGCAAAACAGAGCAGGGAAACAAAGCTGAGCCCACGTCGTCCCACCAGTCAGTCTGGGACCCGAGGGCTGCAGTGCAGGAAAGGCCCATAACACACGCTCGCTGAAGGGCACCAAGTCCGTGAAAGATGAAAGGTTTGCAATGTACTGAGTTCAAATCTCAGATGTTACCACTGCACTGAGTCCACCCTCTTCCTAACACGGACAGTCAAGGGGGAGAACATAAAAAGAGGATCAGATCTAAAGGACCTGATCCAAGAGTGGGCCGAGAGCACTGCAGGGGTCTCTGTAGTCTCCTGGTCACCGATTTTGCCGTCCCAGGTCTGGCGTGATCCTCTCTGCACTTATGAGCGGCAGACAGCGGACTGGCCAGTGGGAGGTGGATCGCTCATCTGTAAACAAAGGCCCCAGCACCTCCCTGTCCTCCCGGAGCAGGGCTGTGGTGACAGTGTGCACAGTCCACCTGGGACAGCCCCTGGCGTGCTGAGCATGCTCTGAATAGAATAAACAGGTGGTGCTCCACTGGGGAGCTTCAAACTGGCCTTGGATCCGCAGtgcgggcgggggagggaggtCATGCAAGCAAGGAGCCGAGGGCCCTCACTTCTGACTCCCCTAGAACATCTCCGCTCTCATCTGGATCGTATCTTGGCCTTCCACCGAATGTTATATTTGAGAAGATATTTTGGCTCATTAATCTAAGTATGGAACTGTCTGCACCAGGTAGTGCCCAGCATGCTTTCTAATGATTAAACTTGACATGCATCACCTAGGACCCAGGAGGGCCTCCCCTGAACTGGGTGTCTCCATCCCAGCGCTCCCTGCCCCACTCTGCTGTCCTCATCCAGGCCCCTGACCCTCCCCTGGCCCCCCCGAGATACACACCTGGTGAAGCGGACCTCACAGATGTTGCACATGTATGGCTTCTCCCCGGTGTGGGTCCTCATGTGTCTCGGCAGCTTCCCGGCCCCCATGATGACTTTGTGGCAGATGGGGCACTGCTGGGATGCCTTGGGCTTCAGCTTGCGCTCCTCCACCAGGGGCCAGGGCGGGAAGAGGCCCCCTAGGTGGGTGGCACTCAGGAAGTTGAGATAGGCACCGTAGTCACTCTCGGCCTTGATGGGGCCCAGCGGCCCCCCAGGGAGGTCGGGGAACATGTCCTTGAAGAAGTCgctggggaaggggggtggtggtggggggggcagctcctccttctcctcctccttgatCTTCCGGTTCTTGATGACCAGGTCCAGTGGGCCACTGTCCATGGGCTGCTCGGGCAGCTGGGTGAAGGCACCGAAGTCCCCTGGCCAGAGATGTGGGAAGAAGTCGGGGGCGAACGGAGACAGGGAGGGTCTCCTGTCAGCGATGTTGGCCTTGGGGTACAGGTTCTCCCTCAGTAGAGACTCAATGGAGAAGTCCCGGATCACGCCCAGGTGGCTGGGGCTGCCGGCCTGGAAGGAATCGGGGAAGTCCCTGGGTGTGTCCGAGTAGGCCTTCTCTGTGAGATGGTCTGTCTTGGAAGGGCTTTGGTGGCAGTTGATGTCCTGGGGGTCAGTCAGGTTTTCTTGATCAGCAAAGTCCTCAGTGtcgtcctcctcgtcctcctcatcttcctcctcctcttcctcctcctcctcgtcctcctcatcctcgtcctcgtcctcgtcgTCGTCATCCTCCTTGTCGTCCTCCTCCCCGCCGTCGCCACCGGGCTCCATGATCTCCAGACACACGTTCACGATGCACTGGATCTCCAGCATCCTGGCGGCGTTGAGGATGTGCTTGACATTGGAGGCGGTGATGGTGAGCGTGGAGGTGTAGGCGAAGTCCAGGATGGCGGCCAGGGCCTCGGGCTGCACGAAGTCG
Protein-coding sequences here:
- the LOC144315368 gene encoding zinc finger and BTB domain-containing protein 7C isoform X1, encoding MTLLGCVSMKVVTLDDSYHQALSSLSKKTRALAENMANGIDELIGIPFPNHSSEVLCSLNEQRHDGLLCDVLLVVQEQEYRTHRSVLAACSKYFKKLFTAGALASQPYVYEIDFVQPEALAAILDFAYTSTLTITASNVKHILNAARMLEIQCIVNVCLEIMEPGGDGGEEDDKEDDDDEDEDEDEEDEEEEEEEEEDEEDEEDDTEDFADQENLTDPQDINCHQSPSKTDHLTEKAYSDTPRDFPDSFQAGSPSHLGVIRDFSIESLLRENLYPKANIADRRPSLSPFAPDFFPHLWPGDFGAFTQLPEQPMDSGPLDLVIKNRKIKEEEKEELPPPPPPPFPSDFFKDMFPDLPGGPLGPIKAESDYGAYLNFLSATHLGGLFPPWPLVEERKLKPKASQQCPICHKVIMGAGKLPRHMRTHTGEKPYMCNICEVRFTRQDKLKIHMRKHTGERPYLCIHCNAKFVHNYDLKNHMRIHTGVRPYQCEFCYKSFTRSDHLHRHIKRQSCRMARPRRGRKPAAWRAASLLFGPPGPTPEKAAFVVPPALGEVGGLGGAAVCLPGPSPAKHFLAAPKGALSLQELERQFEETQMKLFGRAQLEAERNAGGLLAFALAEDVAAARPYFPLPDPWAAGLAGLPGLAGLSHVASMSEADN
- the LOC144315368 gene encoding zinc finger and BTB domain-containing protein 7C isoform X2, with the protein product MANGIDELIGIPFPNHSSEVLCSLNEQRHDGLLCDVLLVVQEQEYRTHRSVLAACSKYFKKLFTAGALASQPYVYEIDFVQPEALAAILDFAYTSTLTITASNVKHILNAARMLEIQCIVNVCLEIMEPGGDGGEEDDKEDDDDEDEDEDEEDEEEEEEEEEDEEDEEDDTEDFADQENLTDPQDINCHQSPSKTDHLTEKAYSDTPRDFPDSFQAGSPSHLGVIRDFSIESLLRENLYPKANIADRRPSLSPFAPDFFPHLWPGDFGAFTQLPEQPMDSGPLDLVIKNRKIKEEEKEELPPPPPPPFPSDFFKDMFPDLPGGPLGPIKAESDYGAYLNFLSATHLGGLFPPWPLVEERKLKPKASQQCPICHKVIMGAGKLPRHMRTHTGEKPYMCNICEVRFTRQDKLKIHMRKHTGERPYLCIHCNAKFVHNYDLKNHMRIHTGVRPYQCEFCYKSFTRSDHLHRHIKRQSCRMARPRRGRKPAAWRAASLLFGPPGPTPEKAAFVVPPALGEVGGLGGAAVCLPGPSPAKHFLAAPKGALSLQELERQFEETQMKLFGRAQLEAERNAGGLLAFALAEDVAAARPYFPLPDPWAAGLAGLPGLAGLSHVASMSEADN